AAGTTTTAGCTTGGAAAATATAAAAAATATTTTCACAGGGCGCCTTATTGTAATAATGCGAACTTTTATACCTCCTAACCTCCTATTTTTTAAGAAGTCATTTTTTGGCCCCTTTATTTTTAGGGTTTTCCTATTTTTCTACCTTTCCTATATTTCCAGTCTTTGTTCATTGCAAATATTTCTTTTTCATATATATCTTCATACTTTTTTTGTATTTTTATTTTTTTAATTTTCTAATTTTTTACTTATATTTTTCATTTTTCACAATATATTATTTTTTTATTCATACAGTTATTTTTCATATATTTATTCCTCATTCTTCTCTACCATTACATTTCCCTTTCATAGTTGAAATACGATTATTTTTATAATGTTTATTCTTAGTTTTTATCTCATTAAAAAAACTATATATTTTTCTTTATACTCAAGAAAATTATATTAATATTAAAAACTTTATATACTATTAAAATTTATTTTTAGGTACAAAAAAAAGGAACCCTAATTATTTAAGGTTCCTCATCATATTTATCTTATTCTATTTTCTAACTTGTCCATTACCAAATATTACATACTTAGTAGTAGTCAATTCCTTCAGCCCCATTGGCCCTCTTGCATGAAGTTTTTGAGTACTGATACCTATCTCAGCACCAAAACCAAACTGTCCTCCATCTGTAAATCTTGTAGAAGCATTTACATATACAGCTGCTGCATCTATTTCATTTAAAAATCTTTGAGCATTTGAATAATCCTCTGTTATTATAGACTCAGAATGTTTAGTTCCATATTTTCCTATATGTTCTATTACCTCATCTAAAGTTTTTACAGTTTTTACAGCAAGTATATAGTCTTCATATTCTGTAGCCCAATCCTCTTCTGTTGCTTCTTTAGATTCAAGAATATATTTATTTACTGTTTCATCTCCTCTTATCTCTACATTTCTATCAAGCAGCTCTTTTCCCATTACAGGAAGCAATTCTGCTGCTATATCTTCATGTACAAGTATAGTTTCTACTGCGTTACAGACTCCAGGTCTTTGAGTTTTAGCATTAATTATTATATCTACAGCTTTTTTCAAATCTCCACTCTTATCCACATATATATGACAGTTTCCTATTCCTGTCTGAATACATGGAATAGTACTATTATTGATAACTGTATTGATCAGTCTAGCACTTCCTCTAGGAATAAGTACATCTATATATTCATTAGCCTTCATAAGTTCTGCTGCTTTTTCATGGCTTGTGTCTTCTAAAATTTGTACTGTATCTTCTGAAAGTCCAGCTTCCCTTAACACTCCTTTAAATACACTCACAATAGCTATATTTGTTTTTATTGCTTCCTTTCCACCTCTTAAAATAACGGCATTTCCACTTTTTAAGCAAAGTCCAAAAGCATCTGCTGCAACATTAGGACGTGATTCAAATATTATAGCTACCACTCCTAAAGGAACTCTTTTCTGCTGAATTATCAAACCATTTGGAAGTGTTTTTCCATATACGTATTCACCAACTGGGTCATTGAGCATAGCTATTTCTCTCAATCCTGTTGCCATATCTTCTATTCTCTTCTCTGTTAATGTAAGTCTATCTATAAAGGATTGTTTTACTCCGTTCTTTAAAGCATTTTTTACATCTTCTTTATTTATTTCAATTATTCTTTCTTTATTTCTTATTAAAGCATCAGCTGATTTTTGAAGTATATCATTTTTTACTCCAGTAGGAAGCTGAGCTGTCTTTATAGAAGCTTTTTTAGCAGCTTCTCCTATTTTTGATATTTCCATTATATCTCCTCCAAAGCTACGCAATCAAAAACTGTTCCCACATCTTCCCCTGATATTAATCTCTCTATTAGTAAAGGGTTAGAACCATCTAATATAGCCATCACTACTCCATTATCACAACATTCTCTTGCTGCCAGAAGTTTTGTTTCCATTCCTCCAACACTGAATTCGCTTCCCTTTTCTCCACCCATTTTCATTATTTCATCAGTAACTTTTTCTACATATGCTATTCTTTGAGCATCAGGATTAGTTTTAGGGTTAGAATTATACAATGCATCTATATCTGTAAGTATAATCAAAAGGTCAGCCTTCAACAGAGAAGCTACACTTGCAGAAAGTCTGTCATTATCACTGAATTCTATTTCAAATGTAGATATAGTATCATTTGCATTAACTATTGGGATAACTCCATATTCTAACAATGTTTCAAATGTATTGTTAGTATTAGTTTTTCTTTCTCCCTCTTTAAAATCATCTTTTGTCAAAAGTATTTGAGCTGTTTTCTGGCTGTACTCACCAAAAAAGTTTTGATATATATGCATAAGTTCAGCCTGTCCTACTGCCGCTGCTGCTTGTTTTTCTCTAGTTTCCTTAGGTCTTGTTTTAAAATCAAGCTTTTTAGATCCTACTCCTATAGCTCCTGATGTTACAAGGACTACATCTCTTCCTTGATTTCTTAAGTCACTAAGTCCCCATGCAAGCTTATTTAAAAGGCTTAGATTAAGATTCCCATTTGCATAAGTCAATGTAGATGTTCCAACTTTAATTACTATCCTTTTAGCATTTTTTACTCTTTCTTTTATATCTCTATTCATTTCAGCTGTCACCCCTCTTTAACATTTCATTTAATGATACTATTATACTAAATATTTGTAGATTTTGCACATTTATTTTTATTTTTCTACTTAAGCAATAAAATATTTTTTAAATTCAAAAAATAAAAAAAGCAACTCAAAAGCAAAAGTAAATCTAACCTAGCTTTTAGTTACTCAGATATTATTAAAAAAATGGTGCAGAAGAAGAGATTTGAACTCTCACGGGGGCACCCCCACTGCCGTCTGAAGACAGCGCGTCTACCATTCCGCCACTTCTGCATAACTACTGGTAGTATATACCCATTAATATAAAAATTCAAGTATTTTTTCTAAATATTTAAAAGAGAGTAAGGCTGTATTTCTAACAGCTCAAACAAAAATTCTGAAAAGAAAAAGGAGTTGTTCAAATAAATGATTAAAAATCATCAATTTACAACAACCCCACTACAAACAATTATTTACCTATTTTTTAATTGATGGTTCTACATGAGCATAATCTCCATCTTTTCTTTTATATACTATATTCATTTCTCCAGTTTCACAGTTAGTAAATGGATAGAATACTCTATTTAATAATTCAAGTTGAAGTATAGCTTCTTCTATATCCATTGGTTTTGGAGGAAGATAAACTTTAACTACATTTACTGCTGCTTCTTTTTCAACTGTATTAGTTTCAGGATTATATTTTATTTTTTTAACTCCTGGAACCTGTCCATAATTTATTGCTCTTTTTTCTTTGTGTTTTTTAAGTTGTGCTTCTATAATATCAGAAACTTGGTCAATAGCTGCATATAAGTCAGTATCTGTACAAGAAGCTTTTAAAGTACTTCCACTGAGATATGCTAATACTTCAGCTGTATGACTGCTTCCAGTTTTAGTTCTCACTGCTGATAAGCTAACATCTAATTCTATGATACTATCGTGATACTTTTCAACCCTCCCTAGTTTAGTTTCCGCATACTTTTTGATTGCATCAGTTACAACTAATTGTTTTCCATGGATAGACATTTTCATAATACCACTTCCTTTTAAGTCCGCAAGTTCTCTTTGCTTTGTATAATATTATACTTCCTTTTTAACAGATTTCCTCTTTTTGTATAAAAATTTTAAAAAATTTTTTAATCATCTGTTAAATGCAGAATACCTTTTTTAAGATAGAGTTTTTTATCAGATATTTTTGCTAAATCTTTTGAATGTGTAACCACTATTATGGTCTGCTTCCTATTTTTATTAATATCTCTCAGTATATCAAAAATTGTTTCACTTGTTTCTTCGTCCAGATTCCCTGTAGGTTCGTCAGCTAGAAGTATCTTAGGGGAATTAATAAGAGCTCTGGCTATTGCCACCCTTTGCTTTTCCCCTCCAGATAGTTGAGATGGTTTGTGTTTTACCCTGTCTTTTAGCCCCACTGCCTCTAATATTTCCATGGCTCTTTTTCCACTTCTTTTCTATTTTTAAAATCATTCACCAAAGCTGGAAGCATTACATTTTCCAAGGCAGTAAATTCTGGCAGAAGATAGTGAAATTGAAATACAAATCCCAGCATACCATTTTTTAATATATCTTTTTTTTCTTCAGAAAGTTTTTCTACTTCCTGTCCACCAATATATATTTTCCCACCATCTATTTTATCCAACAGACCAATTATATTTAAAAGAGTGGACTTCCCTGATCCTGACCTTCCAAGTATCGAGATAAATTCTCCCTCTTCCACTGTTAAACTTAGATTTCTTATAATATGAAGTTTATCTATATTCCCACTATAATATTTTTCTATATTTTCTAATTTCAATATCTCTCTACTCATGTCTTAATGCCTCCACAGTTTCCATTCTAGCTGCTCTGTATGCTGGAAAGACACTTGATACAAAAATTATTCCAATATTAGCCCCGATTATTACTCCTATTTCCTTAATTGATATCTCAACAGGTATCTTTGTCAGGTAATATATAGAAGTTATAAAAGCTAACGTATAATTTTTTATATACCACAAGAAGCATAGAGCGATAACTGTTCCTATTATTATCCCTGCTATTCCCAAAAGCATTCCCTGAATAAGGAAAATTTTCATTATGCTTTTTCTGGAAAATCCCATTGATCTCATTATACCAATATCTTTTATCTTTTCTCTAACCAGCATATTCAAAGTAACCCATACTACAAATCCTGCTATTATTACTATTAAAGAAAATACCATTATCATAACAGTCTTTTCCAGTGATAAGGCAGAAAGGAGATTTCTATTGAGATCTCCCCATGTTCTTGAAAATATTTTTGTTTCAGTCATTATTTTATCAGCAATTTCTGGAGCTTTGTATGGATCATTTAATGTTACATCTATTTTATTTACAGTATCACCACTGTATACAAGATATTGAGCAGCCTTCAATGGAAGTATTATCATATTTATATCATAGTCATAATACCCACTCTGAAAGACTCCCTCTATTTTAAATTTTATCTCTTTATTTTCTGATGAGATTATTGTTACTTCATCTCCAAGAGAAGCTCCAATATTTTTAAATAATTCTTTTCCTATGAGGATTCCATTCATTTTATCAGGTGAAATGCTTCCTTCTACAATCTTTTTATCTAGATTCATAGCTTTTTAGCACTTTCTAAATCAAAGCCTTCTATCTTTACTCCTGATATATATCCTCCATATATTCCATTATATTTGAAGATACCCTGAGTTTCTATACTGGGAACAGCTCCCTTTACTCCAGGAATTTTTTCTATTCTTTCTTTTAAATCATTATAATCTGATAACTTATCTCCATTCTCTACCAGTACATGACTTGTCATGGAAAGAATGCTGCTTATCATATTTTTATCCAATCCATTGGCTATTCCAATAGAAACTATTAAAACTATTACTCCAATTGCTATTCCTAAAGTCGAGATAAGACTCTGTCTTTTTCTCTCAAATATATGTTTCTTCGCTATAAAAAACTCTACCATTTTACTTCCTTCCTGCTCTGTTTTTCACTATTTCAAATTTTACTTTTTCTGTTTCGCCATTTTCAGCGACTACTGTTAATTCATATTCTCCTGCTTTCAGAGAAAGACTTTTTTCTCTGTCCTTATCTCTTCCTATATATTCCTTATTTATATACCAGTAAAGATTCTGTTTTTTTACATTTGCCACTTTTACTATGACACTCTTTTCTCCATCAAAATCTTTTGGTATAACTATTTTCAGATTATTTATTGGATATATGAATTTTACACTTTTTTCTTTGATTTTGCTACTAAAAATATTTGAAACATCCATATTCTGTCTTATGAAATAGTTTATTATCTCAATAGGATAGTTGAGAACTACCTTTTCTTGTCTCTCAGTAAAATCTTCACTTCGTGAATCTATTTCTTCTCCATCCTTATTTAGAAAAACTTTCTTGTAATATGGGGAAAGTTTCAAAGGTTTTGCTCCTTTAGGATAAAGTATTTCTTTTGTTGGTACATCAAATTTCACTCTATATCCAGTTTCTCTATCTACTTTTAAGATTTCAAAATCTTCTTCTGGCAGCTTAAATAAAGCAGTTTTTTTAGGCAAAGTATTGAATACATTAAATAAAAGTTTTCCTGCACTGACTACTCCTGACAAATTGCTGTTGCCTTCACCAGTAAAATTTCCTACCCATACTACCACTGTCCAGTCTGGAGTAACCCCAGCTGCCCAGCCATCTCTTCTTCCGTAGCTTGTTCCAGTTTTCCATGAAACAGGATTTTTTTCTCTATACATACTTTCAAGTCCTGGTCTTTCCAACTGTCTTATAGTATCCAGTGTAAGATAAGCTGCCCCTCTGGATATCAACTGGTTTCCTTTTTCCTCCTGTCTATCTCTTATATATTTCAATTCTTTAAAATTCCCATAATTTCCCAATCCTGTATATAGTTTAGCTATATTTTCCACACTGAGTTCTTTAGTACCAAGTATAAGAGAAAGTCCATATCTTGAAGGATTATTATCCTTGAAGTCTAAAACTTCTTTCAAAAAATAGAAAAACCTCTCATCTTTATATTCCTTCAATAGTGATACAAATGGAATATTTAATGATTTTATAAGTGCTTCTCTCATTTCAATCAAGCCATAATATTTTTTACTGGCATTCTGAGGACTGAAATTTGAAAAATATAGTGGAATGTCAGGTATTTTTGATTCTGGAGCAGCTATTCCCTCATCTATTACCAAAGCATAAAGAAAAGGCTTTAAAACAGATCCTGGAGATCTTTTAGCTATTACTCCATCTACCTGTCCATTAGTAGAAAAATCATAAAAATTTTGTGAACCTATATATACTTTTACCTCATAAGTTTTATTATCTACTACTAATACAGCTGCATTTCCTATTCCTTCACCTTTTAAATATTCAGAATAATCCTTTACAACCTTTTCTATTTTTTCTTGAAGCTGGCTGTTGATAGTACTGCTGATTATTTTTTCACTGCTCTCCTGTGTTAATCTTCTTGTAAGATGAGGGGCAAGAGATTTAAATTTATATCTTTTTTCAGGAATAGGCTCCATCTTAGATAAAGTATACTGCTTTTCGTCAATAACTCCTCTTTCAAGCAGTTTTTTCAAAAGAGCATTTCTTTTATTTATAAGCCTATCTCTATTTTTTTCCACATGCATAAGTCCGGGAGAATTAGGGAGCACTGCTAACAGTGCCCCCTCTGCCCAAGTAAGTTCATTTGGATTTTTTTGAAAATATAGAAGTGAAGCTGTTTTATAACCTACAATATTTCCACCATAAGGAGCATTATTTAAATACATTGATAAAATTTCATCTTTAGTAAATTCTTTTTCTATCTTTAATGCATAAATCATCTCTCTGTATTTATTAAAATAACTCCTTTGCTTTGGTTCAAGAACTTTTGCTACCTGCATAGTTACAGTGCTTGCTCCTGTTCTTCTTCTCTGAAGTACATTATCTCTCACAGCTCTGACCACTGCCTTCATATCTACCCCTTTATGAGAGTAGAAATTTTTATCTTCATAATTCAAAACTGCTTCTCTTAATTTTTCAGGTACTTTATCTGTACTTTTCAAATGCCATTGTTCATTTTTATTGAGATAGACTCCCAGAATATCATCTTTATCATCTAACACTACCTGACTGTATCTATCTTCAAATGTACTCTGTATCTTTTTAGTATCATATTTTAAATATGTCCATGAGGTAAATAAAATTCCACTTAGAACAATCCCTGAAAATATCAGATATCTTTTTTTCATTATTTAACCTCTACTTCAAATCCTTTTAGGTAAGCTTCGTAATTTTTATCATACATAGCTTCTGCCATAGTTCCTGGGAATTTATATTTTCCTACTGTTACAGTATTTACTTTAATAAAGAAGCTGTTTCCTGTTCTGTTGTAGTTATCAAAGTCAAAGAACCACATTACTCTGTCATCTCTGATATCCTCATAATCTATATTAGTATTTGACATTCTGCTTTTTACCCATTCTGGATACTGTTGTTTCAATGCTCTTACATTTTCTATTTCCCAACCTGTAGGAAGAACTTGTGTCAATGCTACTTCATTAATATAGAAATATCCTCTTACATTGTCAGCAGGAAGTACTTTTACCTCCAGCCAAAATGTTGTTCCTGAAGTTAAAGATTTAGGATCTATTTCTGCTCCGTTTATATCATAGAATTTTCTTTCTATCTTGATATTTTTAGCAATATTTTCACCTTCATAATTTACAGGAACTCCTTCCCAATAGTAGTTAACAAACATATCTTTTGAATTTCCAGAAACTATTTTGATATTTCCTACTTTATCAGAAATTGATTCTGTATAAATTCCATTCTTAGTTGTAAATCTTTTTAACTGTCCATCTATTTCTATAGTTCCAGATACTTCTTCTTTAGCTCCTGATTTTACCATTTCAGCTATAGTCATCAAAGAATACCCTGTACTTTGAGTAGACAGCCAGCTTTGTGATTGAAGTGCCTGAAGTATATCATTATATAATTTTTCTTCTATTTTTCCATATACTTTGTAGTATGCTCCAAGTATGATAGCTTTATCTCTCAAATTAGAACCATAAGAATATCTATAGTAATCATGATCATATTCAGGTACAGTTATTGGAAGTGAATTAGCAATATCTACTGCCATCTTATCTTCTCCAATCAATTTATATGCTGCTGCCATATACCATTTACTTGTTATAGAAAGACTTCCCATATAATTTTCATATATAAGATTCATTTCACTTATTTCAGGAGAACCAGCTGATGCTAACAAATATAAAGTATATGCTTTTCTATCTAAATCTGCTCCTGCTATTTTACTTTGCTTCTTACTGAAATCCAGCCATCTGCTGTACATATCTTCTGGTACATAGTATCCATTTTCTTTTGCACTTATTAAAAACTGTCCTATATAGTTAGTTACCCATAAATCTGCATCTCTATTTCCTGGCCAGTATGCAAATGAACCATCATAAAGCTGGAATTTTGATAATCTAGTAATACCTGAATTAATGTTAGCAGTTATTCTCTTCTTATCAAAAGCATTTTCAGAAGACAGCTCTTTTATAAATAATTGAGGAAGTACACTTGATGTAGTCTGTTCTGCACAACCATATGGATATCTGATAAGCCATTTAAGTCTTTGATCTATAGCCAGTATAGGTGAACTTGATATAGTCAATGTACTTTCTACGCTTCCTTCTATCGAATCTTTTGGTGCATTGAATGTAACTTCCTTTCCACCTGGTACAGTCTTTATGTCATTCAAATAAATATATGGATTATTTGAATTTATATCTATATCAGTGACCTCTTCATAATTATATTTATTAGACTTTGCATTTATAGTTATTTTATCTGCTCCTATTTTATTTGGAACTTTTTCTGTAAAATATACTGTCTTCTTCTCTTTATTTTTCAAAGTGAATTTTTCAGTTTTTGTTTCTCCATTGAAATTGATGCTTACAGTTATCTCTCCAAGGTCATCTTCCAAGGCAAAAATTTCTACTGGAACCTTAAATTCATCTCCAACCTTTAATGTTCTTGGAAGTGAAGCATTCATAACTATTGGCGCTTTTACAGTAATTGTAGATTCAGCTCTTCCATACATTCCCTTATCTGCTCCAATTACCATAACTCTTACAGAGCCCATATAGTTAGGCATTGTAAATTCTACTTCCCCTTCTCCCTTGTCATTAGTAGTAAGAACTCCTTTAAACATTGCCACTGGTTTAAATCTTTGAGCCTCTTCAAGTCCCATCTGTTTATTTCTAGCTTTATCCATTGCTGACATTTCAGATAGGAATTCTCCTCCTCCAGTCTTCAATACTTGATGTACCTCTCCAAAAGTTTTTCCAATAATTTCATTATAGTTATCATAAGTCAATATTTGAAGAGCTTCTTTCTGATAAAAATAATTCCAAGGATCTGGAGTTTTAAATGCTGTTATATCTAAAAGTCCTTCATCTACGACTGCTACTGTATATTCCATTGGAGTACCAGCTTTATTTTTAACTTTTACACTGAATTTTTCATTTGGTCTTAATTCTTTTGGTGTATTCAATTCTAAATTAAGTTTAGTAGCCTCATTTTTTACCATTAGAGGTACTGCACCATATAATCTTAATGGTCTGTCATTTGTGAAGTTGTTATAGTCTTGGAATAAAGAGATACTTACATAGGCATTAGGGAACATTCCCTCAGTAATTTCTATTTCTTCCTCATTTTTGATGTTATTAACATCTTTCCAATATCTTTTTACTATTTGACCAGATTTTTCTATAGTTATAAGAGCTTTAGCTCCCTTTTCTCCTTCATATATAATCTTAGCTTTATCACCTATATTGTAAGATTTTTTGTCAGTTTCCATTTTAAGTTTATCCACTTTTTTACTTACACTAGGATCCATCCAAGTACTTACATAAAGATTTACCCCAGTACTTTGTTCAGTTTCTAAGTCTTCAACTTCTACAAATATTTCTCCTGTTCCATCTATTGGGTAATCTATAATATATGGTTTATCTCCTGAAACAAACTCCTGCTCATGAACAAAAGTAGTATTTGTATCTGTTTTTATTGATTTCAGGAAAATTCCATAATCATTATAGTCCCACCACCAAGAATACTCATTCTTGTATATTCTATATTTCATTCTTCTTCCAGAAACAAGTTTTTCTCCATCACTTGATACTGCTATGACTTGAAGATTTACTTTATCTCCACTCTTCATATATCTGTCAGATGGAATTTCCATTCCTACATATGTATCAAATTTTTTCAATGTTACAACACTTCTGTCTAAAACAGGTCTTCCTCCTGTTTCTAACACTTTAGTAGTGATAGTTCCTGTTAAGTTTATATTCTTAGGAGTAACCTTAGCTATATCAAAGTTTATAGTTCCTTTTCCCTCGCTGTTTAGTACCCCTTCTTTATAATCTCTATGATAAAAATTGTACGATGTAGGATTTGTAAAAGTATAGTTTTTAAATTTTTCAAATCTTATATTTTCTTCTCTTATCTGCAATTCACTGTTAAATCTGAGGTCGCTTCCTGGTGCACCAAAAAGATAATCAGAAGCAACTTTTACTTCAAAATTATTTGTTTCATTTATATCCACTACTTTAGGTGCATCAACATTAACCTTTATTTTATATGGAACTATAGTTTCCACAGGAATATCTTTTCTAAATGTAGTGCTTCCTACCTGAGCTTCTACTCTCCAGATACCAGTTTCAGAATCTAAATTAGTTTTGAAAGAATATGTATAAAAACCATTTTTTCCATTATTTAAAACATAATTTTCTACAAACTTTTTCCCAGTTGGAGTATAGATATTTAATTTAACAGGGTGATTTTCTGGAAAACTATTGTCACCATTTCTAGCTATTATAGAAAGATATATGTCATCTCCTGGTCTATATATTCCTCTGTCTGTATACATAAAACTTTTTACACCTGCAGTTGCATATATACCATCTACAGCAAAACCATCATATGATAAAAGAGAATCGTTTAATTTTAATATAGATTTCTCTTCTCCCAACTCACTGACAATATAGAAAATCTTATCTTTTCCATCAAAAGTTACTTCTCCATTTTCATCAGTAGTTTTTTCTTCTATCAGCTGATTATTAAAAGTTACTGCCTTTACTTTGGCACCTTTTACAACGCTGTTTTTTGCAACATCAGTAACAGTTACCAGATATTGATCTTTAGTTTTTTGTGCCAAAATTCCCATATCTGAAAGTAAAATTACTTTTCCTATTTTTCCATTATTCTCAAAGAAGCTGTATTGCTGCCAACTTTCTACACCTTCAGGAAAAGTATAGTCTATCCCATCTTTATCAAATGATAATTCTACTATAAAAAATCCCTTATATTCTACAAGACTTCCTAATTCAATTTCAGTCTGAATCCATTTATTTTTAAGATTATTTAATTCATATTCCTTTTCAAAGAGAACATCTCCTATTCTATAAAAATCTCCCTGCATTGCATAATTAAATACATTTCCATTTCCTTTAAATACAAGATTTTGTAAAAATTGAGTTGTATTATTTTCATAAACTTTCTTAACTTTTACATTTACTTTTTTTACATTAAGAGATTTAAAACTTATTCTTTTATCATTTACAGCTGGAAGTATTATTCCTTCATTTGAAAAAGCTATTTTAGGTTCTATCTCTCTAAAAGCTACTGTTGTATTAAAGTCTTCCTTTAATACAGTTCCATTTTTAGATTTTAAACCTTTCAAAATCCCTATTTGATATGTTTCCCCAGTAGAAAAATCACCTCTTATGATTATTTTATTTTTCATTTTGATTATATCAAAACCTGTTTCACCATCAACTTTTATGTAAGCGTCTATATCACTATTAAGTCCTATTTCGTCAGAAAGAGTTATTTCAATATTAGGTTTTTCCCCTGATGAAGTTGACACCTCCAAAATTTTCAACTCTGTTTCCTTTGCCGGTGGTGTCACCACTGTATTTTCTGTTTTTACTACTTCTATTGTTGTTTTTGGTTCAGTTGTTTGTTCTGGTGTTTTACCTCCCTCATTGCACCCAAGCATAGTCAATAAAACAAGAAATGCCAATATTTTTTTCATCGTAACCTCCTTAATGTTCTAACTAAATAATGACTTAATTAAAATTTCTCTTAATTTTTCTGAACTTATATCTATATTTAATTTATTTTTTAAGTCTTCCAGTTTAGATTCTTCCAGATATTTATCTTCAACTATACTTTCTAGTCTTATAATCTCCATATCTTCATCTGAAAAACTATTTATAACCTTTAAAAATTCTTCCCCATAGTTTTTAAACTTCTGGTTTCCTATTCCTCTTATTTTCAACATATCCCATCTGTTTTTAGGTTTTTTCTCTGCCAGTTCCATAAGTGTTAAATCTGAGAATACTATATATGGAGCTACTTTTTCTCTTTCAGCTATTTCATTTCTTAATTGATTTAAGTTTTCAAATAGTGGATCTTCATAATAATCAAATGTTACTTTTTCATCTATTCTTCTGAAAACAGAAGTTTCATTTTTTAAAACTTTCCTTGCCCTCTCATTAAGTCTGAGAACTGGAAAACTTCCTGCACTTTGCTCAAGATATCCATCTGATATTAAAAAATTTATAAATTCTTCAATCCATTCCCTTTCTCTTTCCTGCATTATTCCAAAAGTAGATAATTTGTGATATTCTTTCTTATCCATTTTTGTATCTGATTTTCCTACGAGAATATTTGTCAAAGTGGATATTCCTATACTTTCCTTTGCTCTTCCTATACAAGAAAGTATTTTTTGAGCTTCCACAGTAAGATCTTCAACATTTTTAAAAGATTTACAGTTTCCACATTTTCCACAATAATTTTTTATTCTTTTATCTCCAAAATACTTTAATATATATTCTCTATAGCAGCTTTCAAGATAGGCGTATTCCACCATCTTATCAAGTTTTTCTCTCTTTTCTTTTTTTAAACTATTTTCAGTTTCCTCATTCATTTCTATAAGATATTCCTGTGTGCCTACATCTTCTTCAAAATACATTAAAACTGCTTCAGCAGGAGCTCCATCTCTCCCAGCACGTCCAGCTTCCTGATAATAACTCTCCATATCTTTTGGAATATTTCTATGAAGTACAAATCTTACATTGGATTTATCTATTCCCATACCAAAGGCATTGGTTGCTATCATTATTTTTATCTCATCTTTAATGAACTTTTCCTGAAAATCTTTTCTTTCTTTTTCTGTAAGTCCTGCATGATATTTTCCAACACTAAATTCTCTAAGTTCAAGATAGGCATACAGACTGTCTACTTCTTTTCTAGTAGAAGCATAAATTATTCCAGATTTTTT
Above is a window of Fusobacterium varium DNA encoding:
- the proA gene encoding Gamma-glutamyl phosphate reductase, producing the protein MEISKIGEAAKKASIKTAQLPTGVKNDILQKSADALIRNKERIIEINKEDVKNALKNGVKQSFIDRLTLTEKRIEDMATGLREIAMLNDPVGEYVYGKTLPNGLIIQQKRVPLGVVAIIFESRPNVAADAFGLCLKSGNAVILRGGKEAIKTNIAIVSVFKGVLREAGLSEDTVQILEDTSHEKAAELMKANEYIDVLIPRGSARLINTVINNSTIPCIQTGIGNCHIYVDKSGDLKKAVDIIINAKTQRPGVCNAVETILVHEDIAAELLPVMGKELLDRNVEIRGDETVNKYILESKEATEEDWATEYEDYILAVKTVKTLDEVIEHIGKYGTKHSESIITEDYSNAQRFLNEIDAAAVYVNASTRFTDGGQFGFGAEIGISTQKLHARGPMGLKELTTTKYVIFGNGQVRK
- the lolC gene encoding Lipoprotein-releasing system transmembrane protein lolC, which produces MNLDKKIVEGSISPDKMNGILIGKELFKNIGASLGDEVTIISSENKEIKFKIEGVFQSGYYDYDINMIILPLKAAQYLVYSGDTVNKIDVTLNDPYKAPEIADKIMTETKIFSRTWGDLNRNLLSALSLEKTVMIMVFSLIVIIAGFVVWVTLNMLVREKIKDIGIMRSMGFSRKSIMKIFLIQGMLLGIAGIIIGTVIALCFLWYIKNYTLAFITSIYYLTKIPVEISIKEIGVIIGANIGIIFVSSVFPAYRAARMETVEALRHE
- the lolE gene encoding Lipoprotein-releasing system transmembrane protein lolE encodes the protein MVEFFIAKKHIFERKRQSLISTLGIAIGVIVLIVSIGIANGLDKNMISSILSMTSHVLVENGDKLSDYNDLKERIEKIPGVKGAVPSIETQGIFKYNGIYGGYISGVKIEGFDLESAKKL
- the lolD_1 gene encoding Lipoprotein-releasing system ATP-binding protein LolD codes for the protein MEILEAVGLKDRVKHKPSQLSGGEKQRVAIARALINSPKILLADEPTGNLDEETSETIFDILRDINKNRKQTIIVVTHSKDLAKISDKKLYLKKGILHLTDD
- the lolD_2 gene encoding Lipoprotein-releasing system ATP-binding protein LolD — its product is MSREILKLENIEKYYSGNIDKLHIIRNLSLTVEEGEFISILGRSGSGKSTLLNIIGLLDKIDGGKIYIGGQEVEKLSEEKKDILKNGMLGFVFQFHYLLPEFTALENVMLPALVNDFKNRKEVEKEPWKY
- the proB gene encoding Glutamate 5-kinase 1 encodes the protein MNRDIKERVKNAKRIVIKVGTSTLTYANGNLNLSLLNKLAWGLSDLRNQGRDVVLVTSGAIGVGSKKLDFKTRPKETREKQAAAAVGQAELMHIYQNFFGEYSQKTAQILLTKDDFKEGERKTNTNNTFETLLEYGVIPIVNANDTISTFEIEFSDNDRLSASVASLLKADLLIILTDIDALYNSNPKTNPDAQRIAYVEKVTDEIMKMGGEKGSEFSVGGMETKLLAARECCDNGVVMAILDGSNPLLIERLISGEDVGTVFDCVALEEI
- a CDS encoding Ribosome-associated factor Y is translated as MKMSIHGKQLVVTDAIKKYAETKLGRVEKYHDSIIELDVSLSAVRTKTGSSHTAEVLAYLSGSTLKASCTDTDLYAAIDQVSDIIEAQLKKHKEKRAINYGQVPGVKKIKYNPETNTVEKEAAVNVVKVYLPPKPMDIEEAILQLELLNRVFYPFTNCETGEMNIVYKRKDGDYAHVEPSIKK